A region from the Nematostella vectensis chromosome 13, jaNemVect1.1, whole genome shotgun sequence genome encodes:
- the LOC5519470 gene encoding transmembrane protein 151 homolog, whose amino-acid sequence MCEDWMTECPLCSIFLNLAVWFSLAIIFWCTIDQNQYNGVVSPRDLVALPVVVFILLYAFYLTECYFASTRKYLASILKGENIYEYLERIQKEPPVLSFRATCWHNETKQRNARFTDRGGKTHTRLESFTEKVVTLTDEERFNFQRWEDISVIPGDFPSFTLVKVNFTKAYELKNDPTKILFTNLSCGFHARNRHRDKRVDFEEVLSINGFKDHVIAYVNEGVREKWLCMLGYWLFSVLLLTWVYRWMFNTRITVRQVAIVKRIEVVYGTPVPAKNLIT is encoded by the exons ATGTGCGAGGATTGGATGACAGAATGCCCATTGTGTTCTATCTTTTTGAATTTAGCCGTCTGGTTCTCCTTAGCGATAATTTTTTGGTGTACGATTGATCAGAATCAATACAACGGCGTCGTATCACCGCGAGACTTGGTTGCTCTGCCAGTTGTAGTCTTCATTCTACTTTACGCATTCTACTTGACTGAATGCTACTTCGCCTCGACCAGAAAATACCTTGCAAGCATACTGAAGGGCGAGAACATTTACGAGTATTTGGAGAGAATTCAAAAAGAGCCCCCTGTTTTGTCGTTTCGTGCGACGTGCTGGCATAACGAAACGAAGCAGCGTAATGCAAGGTTTACGGATCGAGGGGGCAAAACGCACACACGACTTGAAAGCTTCACAGAAAAGGTTGTCACCTTAACAGATGAGGAGAGATTCAA tttccaAAGATGGGAAGACATCTCTGTTATTCCCGGCGACTTCCCTTCCTTCACCCTTGTCAAGGTCAACTTCACCAAGGCGTACGAGTTAAAGAACGATCCGACGAAAATCCTCTTCACTAACCTGTCATGTGGCTTCCACGCACGCAATAGACACAGGGACAAGCGCGTGGACTTTGAGGAGGTCCTTTCAATCAACGGCTTTAAAGATCACGTGATTGCTTATGTAAATGAAGGAGTGAGGGAGAAATGGCTGTGCATGCTGGGATACTGGTTGTTTTCCGTGCTACTGTTGACCTGGGTCTATCGTTGGATGTTTAATACAAGAATCACAGTTAGACAAGTGGCGATTGTTAAGCGAATTGAAGTGGTGTATGGAACTCCTGTTCCCGCCAAAAACTTGATCACGTGA